The window CGCCCACAATCAGGCGGTCCGCCAATCCCTTGACCGCAGCAATCAGCGGCTCATGCGCGCCATCCTGGACGATCAGCCGCCGGGCCGCGGTGCAGCGTTGCCCTGCGCTCAGGAAGGCAGACTGGACCACCAGTGCGGCAGCGGCGGGAATGTCTGCGGCATCCCACACGATCAGCGGATTGTTCCCGCCCATTTCGAGCGCGAGGATCTTGCCCGGCGTATCGGCATATTGCCGGTTGAGCGCAACGCCGGTGCGCGCCGAGCCCGTGAACAGCAGCCCGTCAATATCGGGATGGCCCGCCAGCGCCCGGCCTTCATCGGGCCCGCCGACCAGCAACCGGACGACCCCTTCGGGAATCCCGGCGGCGTGATAGCACTCGACGAGCAGGGCACCCGTCGCCGGTGTCTTTTCCGAAGGCTTGAAGACAATGGCATTGCCCGCAATCAGCGCGGGCACGATATGGCCGTTGGGCAAATGGGCCGGGAAATTATAGGGGCCCAGTACCGCGAGCACGCCATGCGGCTTGTGCCGGACGGCCATCCGCGCACCCATATTGCCGTCAAGCCGCCGCTGCGACGTCCGCTCGAGATAGGCAGAGATCGAAATCTCCACCTTGTTCATAACGGCTTCGGATTCGGTCCGCGCTTCCCACAGCGGCTTGCCGGTTTCCCGCGCGATGCAATCGGCAAGCTCTTCGGCCCGGCTGCGCACGACATTCACAAAGCGGCGCAACGCTTCCATCCGGACGGTGACGGGCTGAGACGCCCATTCGACCCAGTGTTGCCGCGCGATGGCGACCTCGGCATCCACATCGCCCACCGGACGACGCCAATATTCAGCGCCGGTCGCTGGTTCGAACGAGATGATTTCGGATGCGGTCATGCACTGCTGCACTAGCTCCACATTGGAACTTCCGCAACACAGTGTGCCGCCGGGTGCTGAACGGCATCGGCTGCGACAAATGCGGGCCCATCTGCATCCAAACCACGCCCCGCGCGCATAAGAGACATGAGTTTGTTTGCGTAAGGAGTAATGCCATGCTTGTTGTTTCCGGATTGCGTCGACGTCGCCTCACTCTTCTGGCGGGCGCGGCTGCGCTGACCATTGCCGCCCCGGCCTGGGCCGATGGGACGCCCGATTGCAACGATGGTGCAGCGGCAGGATCAACCGAATGCGGCACGAATTCGACGACGGGCGGGGCCGTCAATGCGACGGTAGTAGGGCAGAACACAACGGCGTCTGGCGACAATTCAACGGTGACAGGCGCTGGCTCCGTTGGGTCCGGTTCTGGCTCAACGGTCTATGGTGCCGGTGCTACGTCTTTGGGAAATGGTGGAGTGGCAGTTGGAGCAAGCGCACAAGCCCCAGGGGTCGGAGGTACTGCTGTTGGCAATCTCACGAACGCGAGCGGAGACGGATCAACAGCAATTGGCAATATGGCGACATCGCCGGGCTTCCTTGGGCTTGGGGGGGGCAGCCGCGCTCTTGCTGGCGGTACAGAAACCGTTGCGCTTGGGGCAAATAGCAATGTTCAATCGGACTTGGGCACGGGCGTTGGTGCGGAGACAACAGTCAGGGGTATTGGCGGCACAGCGGTGGGTTTTGGCAGCAGTGCGGACCTCGTTGGCTTTGCGGGCGGATTTCAGGCAGTAGCTGGCATCGCTGGGACTTCAGTCGGGGCGAATACGTTTACGGCCCTTTCCGCGACCGCGGTGGGCTCGCTGGCAAATGCTTCTGGACAAAATTCATTGGCAGTCGGTGACTCCACGCAGGCGCTTGCCACATGGGCAACTGCTGCTGGAAGCAACGCCATGGTAGCCGCTGCTTCGGGAACCGGCGTGGGAAGTTTTGCAATTGTAAACAATGTAGGAGGATCAGCTTTTGGGACGGGAAGTCAGGTAAATGGAGATTTTGCGACAGCGGTCGGCTTTCTAGCAACTGCCAACGGTACAGATTCGGGCGCCTATGGTCATGGCGCAATTGCTGATGGCGCTGGCGCGAATGCCATCGGCCATAATTCTTTCGCGTCCGGCATTGCAGCGAATGCTTATGGTGAGGACGCATTTGCAACTGGAAACTTTAGTCAGGCCTTTGGCGCCTTGTCCGTTGCTTCGGGGGACGATTCAAGCGCATTTGGCGATTCCTCAACGGCCACTGGCCCTATGTCGACCGCAATTGGTGGAGACAGTGTTGCAGCCGGCATGCATGCAACGGCGGTCGGTCAGGGCGCGACGGCTGGGAACGATTTTGCACTTGCCGTTGGCGGCAATTCTGTAGCTTTGGGTGTCGATAGTGCAGCCTTCGGAGATAATAGTCTGGCCAGCGGCGACCTTTCGACGGCCGTTGGCAACAATTCAGGTGCTTTGAATACGGGTGCGTCCGCGTTCGGCAATTCCAGTCTGGCAGATGGCTTCCTGGCTACAGCAGTTGGCTTTGGTGCGACTGCAAACGGCGATGGGTCTATTGCTTTCGGTGCGGCCGCGGTTGACGGGGCCGGCAACATTACTGCCCTGACAACTGCAGCGGCAACAAACTCAATTGCGATTGGCACTGGTGCGATGACGCAGCAGGGGGCAGGCAATCCTACGACCGCTGCGGCGTCGCTGGGCACGTCGGTGGCAATTGGCAATCTGGCAATGGCAACCAACGAAGATGCTGTGGCGATTGGCGATCAGGCCAATGCGTCGGGCTTCCACTCGACTTCGGTTGGCGGTGAGTCAGTCGCGTCTGGAACAGGCGCGCAGGCATTCGGCTGGCAGGCCAATGCTTCGGCCCAATTTGCGACGGCGGGCGGGCATCAGGCGCAGGCAACGGGCGTACGTTCGACGGCGTTCGGCAAGAGCAGCGTCGCTTCGGGCGCCAATGCTTCGGCATTCGGCAACCAGGCGACCGGTTCCGGGTCTCGCGCTACTGCGGTGGGTGACTTGTCATTGGCTTCTGCTGCCAACGCCACTGCGGTAGGCGCAGGGTCTAACGCTAGCTTTACGGGATCAACGGCCGTTGGCTTCAATGCAACAACCACCCGTGCCAATCAGGTCGTGCTTGGCGGAACCGGCAGTTCTGTGACGATTGGCGATCTGACGGCGAGCACCGCTGCCCAAACCGGTCCTGTCAGCCTTCTCACGGCTGATGCCGGCGGAACGATAGGCCGTTCCAACATCAACTTGACCCAGCTCGCGGCGTTGCCGGGGCAGGTCAATACCTTGTTCAGCCTCAATGACATCAATCGTCGTGATATTCGCAAGGCGAATGAAGGCGTTGCCATGGCCTTGGCGCTTGAATCGCCTTATGTGCCCGCCGATGCGAAATACGCCGTTTCGGGCGGCATTGGCTATTACCAGAACCGCACGGCGGCCACGACCGCCTTTTCCGCGCGCGTCAGTGACAAGGCGATTATCTCGGCTGGTGTCGGCATTGGCCTGAATTCGGGCGAGGTCGGCGCGCGCGGCGGCTTCCAGTTTGCATGGTAGCATTGCCGAGGTTTGCGGGCAGAGTGGGGCCGGGGCGTTTCGTTCCGGCCCGGCTTGCATGGGCGCTGCTCGCCGTGCTTGCAGCGCTGACTCCGCTCGGTCCGGCTTGGGCCCAGCAGGCCCGTCCGGCGCCCGCACAGCCCTCACCCATTCCCGTTCCGGATACGCTTGAACTCAACAAGCTGGTCTGGAGCACAATGGCTGCGATCGATCATGCCAATCTGGCCGGGAATTATTCGGTGCTGCGCGATCTTGCCGCGCCGAATTTCCAGATCCTCAACGATTCGGCCAAGCTGGCGTCCATCTTCGCATCGCTCCGCGCAAGCGGCATCGATCTGTCGAATGCGTTGCTGCTCGCCCCAACCTTCAGTGCACCGCCAAGGCTTCCGCAGCGGGACATATTGGAACTGCACGGATATTTCGGCCTGCGACCGACGGCAATCGGCTTCGAACTCTTTTATCAATGGGTGGTCGGGCGCTGGAGGCTTGTCGGCGTTTCGATCCAGCCCGCCAATCTGGCCGCGATCCAGCCGGGCCCGCCGCCGGTCGCCCCGCCGCCGGCCGCGCCCAAATC of the Aquisediminimonas profunda genome contains:
- the astD gene encoding succinylglutamate-semialdehyde dehydrogenase, producing MTASEIISFEPATGAEYWRRPVGDVDAEVAIARQHWVEWASQPVTVRMEALRRFVNVVRSRAEELADCIARETGKPLWEARTESEAVMNKVEISISAYLERTSQRRLDGNMGARMAVRHKPHGVLAVLGPYNFPAHLPNGHIVPALIAGNAIVFKPSEKTPATGALLVECYHAAGIPEGVVRLLVGGPDEGRALAGHPDIDGLLFTGSARTGVALNRQYADTPGKILALEMGGNNPLIVWDAADIPAAAALVVQSAFLSAGQRCTAARRLIVQDGAHEPLIAAVKGLADRLIVGEPHATPAPYMGPVIDNGVADQLQESFLDLMMKGGQPIKQLDRLIADKPFLSPAIIDTTRVAERPDVELFGPILQVIRVADFDEALIEANNTRYGLAASLIGGAPELYDRFWANIRAGVVNWNRPTNGAPSNAPFGGVGLSGNHRPSAFYAADYCAYPVVSTEEDQARAVIGVGLRDVAQS
- a CDS encoding YadA family autotransporter adhesin, with the translated sequence MLVVSGLRRRRLTLLAGAAALTIAAPAWADGTPDCNDGAAAGSTECGTNSTTGGAVNATVVGQNTTASGDNSTVTGAGSVGSGSGSTVYGAGATSLGNGGVAVGASAQAPGVGGTAVGNLTNASGDGSTAIGNMATSPGFLGLGGGSRALAGGTETVALGANSNVQSDLGTGVGAETTVRGIGGTAVGFGSSADLVGFAGGFQAVAGIAGTSVGANTFTALSATAVGSLANASGQNSLAVGDSTQALATWATAAGSNAMVAAASGTGVGSFAIVNNVGGSAFGTGSQVNGDFATAVGFLATANGTDSGAYGHGAIADGAGANAIGHNSFASGIAANAYGEDAFATGNFSQAFGALSVASGDDSSAFGDSSTATGPMSTAIGGDSVAAGMHATAVGQGATAGNDFALAVGGNSVALGVDSAAFGDNSLASGDLSTAVGNNSGALNTGASAFGNSSLADGFLATAVGFGATANGDGSIAFGAAAVDGAGNITALTTAAATNSIAIGTGAMTQQGAGNPTTAAASLGTSVAIGNLAMATNEDAVAIGDQANASGFHSTSVGGESVASGTGAQAFGWQANASAQFATAGGHQAQATGVRSTAFGKSSVASGANASAFGNQATGSGSRATAVGDLSLASAANATAVGAGSNASFTGSTAVGFNATTTRANQVVLGGTGSSVTIGDLTASTAAQTGPVSLLTADAGGTIGRSNINLTQLAALPGQVNTLFSLNDINRRDIRKANEGVAMALALESPYVPADAKYAVSGGIGYYQNRTAATTAFSARVSDKAIISAGVGIGLNSGEVGARGGFQFAW